The Haloplanus sp. CK5-1 genome contains a region encoding:
- a CDS encoding sensor histidine kinase, whose product MATDDSLSILVVDDSDFFVSFLSDRLESDYGMTVTTATSADDALSELAATTVDCVVSDYEMPDTSGLELYELADERHDVPFILLTGHGDEEVASRAIRMGIDEYLLKRSIREDEPLDLLVNRIRTVVEQRRAQRKYERLVDNSPDEIGQVTTDGEILAANETMATAFGVSQSELVGEQLSAILPDDVAAGRLEEGRRAITAGSAVTFQDSIGVRHFHNVAVPVSTAGRGESIQLVSREITLQKRTERELERKSEKLAMINRLVRHDINNDVQLLMAWADRLDDHVDETGTDIVERIGDTSGHIAELTSIAGNFVESLEDDTDIDLERMDLGHVLETEVEKTRATYGDARIVVDDLPRVEVRANELLASVFNNLLNNAVRHNDSDDPTVHVDLRETETDVVVRVADDGPGVPDDRKEAIFGKGSRGVDSPGTGIGLHLVYTLVEQYGGDVWVEDNEPRGAVFVVELPKPPARPESTG is encoded by the coding sequence ATGGCGACCGACGATTCGTTGTCCATCCTCGTCGTCGACGACAGCGACTTCTTCGTCTCGTTTCTCTCGGACAGGCTCGAGTCCGACTACGGAATGACGGTCACCACCGCGACCAGCGCCGACGACGCGCTGTCGGAGCTGGCGGCGACCACGGTCGACTGCGTCGTGAGTGATTACGAGATGCCCGACACCTCCGGGCTGGAACTGTACGAACTGGCCGACGAGCGCCACGACGTTCCGTTCATCCTGCTCACCGGCCACGGCGACGAGGAGGTCGCGAGCCGAGCGATCCGCATGGGGATCGACGAGTACCTGCTGAAACGATCGATCAGGGAGGACGAGCCGCTCGACCTGCTGGTCAACCGCATCCGGACCGTCGTCGAACAGCGTCGGGCCCAGCGGAAGTACGAACGACTGGTGGACAACTCCCCCGACGAGATCGGTCAGGTGACCACCGACGGGGAGATTCTCGCCGCGAACGAGACGATGGCGACGGCGTTCGGCGTCTCTCAGTCGGAGTTGGTCGGCGAACAGCTGTCGGCGATTCTTCCCGACGACGTCGCGGCCGGCCGGCTCGAGGAAGGCAGACGCGCGATCACCGCCGGGAGCGCCGTCACCTTTCAGGACAGCATCGGGGTCAGACACTTTCACAACGTCGCGGTCCCGGTTTCGACGGCCGGCCGGGGGGAGTCGATCCAACTCGTGAGCCGGGAGATAACGCTGCAGAAGCGAACGGAGCGCGAGTTGGAACGGAAAAGCGAGAAACTCGCCATGATCAACCGCTTGGTCCGCCACGACATCAACAACGACGTCCAGTTGCTGATGGCGTGGGCGGACCGACTCGACGACCACGTCGACGAGACGGGGACGGACATCGTCGAGCGCATCGGCGACACGAGCGGCCACATCGCGGAACTCACGTCGATCGCCGGGAACTTCGTCGAGTCTCTGGAGGACGACACCGACATCGACCTCGAACGCATGGACCTCGGTCACGTCCTCGAAACCGAGGTGGAGAAAACGCGGGCGACGTACGGCGACGCGAGGATCGTCGTCGACGACCTGCCACGAGTCGAGGTCCGTGCCAACGAACTGCTGGCGTCCGTGTTCAACAACCTCCTGAACAACGCGGTCCGGCACAACGACTCGGACGACCCGACGGTTCACGTCGACCTCCGGGAGACCGAGACGGACGTCGTCGTCCGGGTTGCCGACGACGGACCGGGCGTGCCGGACGACCGAAAGGAGGCGATTTTCGGCAAGGGAAGTCGGGGCGTCGACAGTCCCGGCACCGGGATCGGTCTCCACCTCGTCTACACGCTGGTCGAGCAGTACGGCGGCGACGTGTGGGTGGAGGACAACGAGCCACGGGGTGCCGTCTTCGTCGTCGAACTGCCGAAACCCCCGGCCCGACCGGAATCGACCGGCTGA
- a CDS encoding YccF domain-containing protein has product MAQRSLLSRALWFVAVGWWATPVVVNAAWFLSATVVGAPLGVKLVNLLPTVLTLREPASMTDPSSARGQRSLALRALYFVLVGWWLGWLWANAASFLAVTVIGLPLAIPMFDRLPYVTSLYRFDG; this is encoded by the coding sequence ATGGCCCAACGCTCCCTCCTGAGCCGCGCCCTGTGGTTTGTTGCCGTCGGCTGGTGGGCGACGCCCGTCGTCGTCAACGCCGCGTGGTTCCTCTCGGCCACCGTCGTCGGCGCGCCACTCGGCGTCAAACTCGTCAACCTCCTCCCGACGGTGTTGACCCTGCGGGAACCTGCGTCCATGACTGACCCCTCGTCCGCCCGCGGCCAGCGGTCGCTCGCGCTCCGGGCGCTCTACTTCGTCCTCGTGGGCTGGTGGCTCGGCTGGCTCTGGGCGAACGCCGCGAGTTTCCTCGCCGTCACCGTTATCGGACTGCCTCTCGCGATTCCGATGTTCGACCGGCTTCCGTACGTCACGTCGCTGTACCGGTTCGACGGCTGA
- a CDS encoding histidine kinase N-terminal 7TM domain-containing protein, which produces MVTIPRARAIRHPGTRDGLVALLGSVALWSIGYLGYLLAPTQSGKLAFYILGFVFAFVAVGAWLYFCAAYTGRPPRHAPFRNLLLGLFVLLTGLKVTNPLHNLYFTTEWATDPFPYLVIHHELLYWLVLGLSYAVIAVGFFMLVEQFHHTGSDSRPLVVLVGLSGLPAVATIVGSQVDWLLPLLYEPPGVALFAVGTLFFYRQRFEAIRLTGDSDEPAIFLDQDACVRDYNQAARRLFPALEGSFGKPLDAVNTALADHLTSGDVLALTGADETRFYDVSHTPFLAGEVTTGRLVTVTDATERESYRQRLEERTEQLEALNRVV; this is translated from the coding sequence GTGGTCACGATCCCCCGCGCCCGAGCGATCCGGCATCCGGGGACACGGGACGGCCTCGTCGCCCTCCTCGGATCCGTCGCGCTGTGGTCCATCGGGTATCTCGGGTACCTCCTGGCACCGACACAGTCGGGCAAACTCGCGTTTTACATTCTCGGGTTCGTCTTCGCGTTCGTCGCCGTCGGTGCGTGGCTCTACTTCTGTGCCGCCTACACCGGTCGGCCACCGCGACACGCCCCGTTCCGGAATCTCCTCCTCGGCCTCTTCGTCCTCTTGACCGGACTCAAAGTCACGAACCCGCTCCACAACCTCTACTTTACGACCGAGTGGGCCACCGACCCGTTCCCGTACCTCGTCATCCACCACGAACTGCTCTACTGGCTCGTGTTGGGGCTGTCGTACGCCGTCATCGCGGTGGGCTTTTTCATGCTCGTGGAGCAGTTCCACCACACCGGCAGTGACAGTCGTCCGCTCGTCGTCCTCGTCGGGCTCTCGGGACTTCCGGCCGTCGCGACGATCGTCGGGAGTCAAGTCGACTGGCTGCTCCCGCTGCTGTACGAGCCACCCGGCGTCGCGCTGTTCGCCGTCGGGACGCTGTTCTTCTACAGGCAGCGGTTCGAGGCGATCCGACTCACCGGCGACTCCGACGAACCGGCGATCTTCCTCGACCAGGATGCCTGCGTTCGGGACTACAACCAGGCGGCTCGCAGGCTCTTCCCCGCCCTCGAGGGGTCGTTCGGGAAACCGCTCGACGCCGTGAATACGGCACTCGCGGACCACCTCACGAGCGGCGACGTGCTGGCGCTCACGGGGGCCGACGAGACGCGGTTCTACGACGTGTCTCACACGCCGTTCTTGGCTGGCGAGGTGACGACCGGCCGGTTGGTGACGGTCACCGACGCAACCGAACGGGAGTCGTATCGACAGCGGCTCGAAGAGCGGACCGAACAGCTCGAAGCCCTCAATCGCGTGGTTTGA
- a CDS encoding DUF7472 family protein, with amino-acid sequence MELEEGMVRKIAISVAAVGVFVAYVVGVGTVYNDGGMGSTGGLALVGSIALFVLVMAGVGFVLSD; translated from the coding sequence ATGGAACTCGAAGAGGGGATGGTCCGAAAAATAGCCATCTCAGTCGCCGCAGTGGGCGTTTTCGTCGCCTACGTCGTCGGCGTCGGGACCGTCTACAACGACGGCGGCATGGGCTCGACCGGCGGGCTCGCACTCGTCGGGAGCATCGCGCTGTTCGTCCTCGTGATGGCCGGCGTCGGGTTCGTTCTCTCGGATTAG
- a CDS encoding SWIM zinc finger family protein: MTHPEHTPASLPATASKRTFPPAGRSGRARRARVEPMVVRPLRDGRYAVETDGEDGGYVVDLDGVSCTCPDHRRRGARCKHLRRVALEVTERLVPPPEERTAVCAVCGGRTFVPLAFRGPALCAHHDHDLGALVADRETGDRLVVVGAAGDRADRAETDDGRLVADYPSNAAYGAHEPVFRVVYLDSLRRDAPVRQYAFPASRLRPLRSGEGGGDADPSPAADGTAPPTTA; this comes from the coding sequence ATGACGCACCCAGAACACACACCCGCGTCACTGCCGGCGACCGCCTCGAAACGAACCTTCCCGCCCGCGGGTCGATCGGGCCGCGCCCGCCGCGCCCGCGTCGAACCGATGGTCGTCCGCCCGCTTCGCGACGGCCGGTACGCCGTCGAGACCGACGGCGAGGACGGCGGCTACGTCGTCGACCTCGACGGCGTCAGTTGCACCTGTCCCGACCACCGTCGACGCGGCGCCCGGTGTAAACACCTCCGTCGGGTGGCCCTCGAAGTGACCGAACGCCTCGTGCCACCACCCGAGGAGCGGACCGCCGTCTGTGCGGTCTGTGGCGGGCGGACGTTCGTCCCCCTCGCGTTTCGCGGGCCGGCACTCTGTGCCCACCACGACCACGACCTCGGAGCCCTCGTCGCCGACCGCGAGACCGGCGACCGCCTCGTCGTCGTCGGCGCGGCGGGTGACCGCGCCGACCGCGCCGAGACCGACGACGGCCGACTCGTCGCCGACTACCCGTCGAACGCCGCGTACGGCGCACACGAACCCGTCTTTCGGGTCGTCTACCTCGACTCGCTGCGCCGGGACGCCCCGGTTCGGCAGTACGCCTTCCCGGCCTCGCGACTGCGGCCGCTCCGCTCCGGCGAGGGTGGGGGCGACGCCGATCCCTCGCCCGCCGCCGACGGGACGGCGCCGCCGACGACCGCCTAG
- a CDS encoding DUF5518 domain-containing protein produces MVSDSSLHALIGAVVTVVLSFIPFSPVLGGGVAAYLSEADANEGVRIGAISGVVASVPLLLFGLFLFLVLGVFTVSGPGGGGMAFGVGGLFFVLVAGVIAVAYTVGLSALGGYLGAYLVDGV; encoded by the coding sequence ATGGTCTCCGACTCCTCGCTCCACGCCCTGATCGGTGCCGTCGTAACGGTAGTGCTCTCCTTTATCCCCTTCTCGCCGGTGCTCGGCGGGGGCGTCGCCGCCTACCTGAGCGAGGCCGACGCGAACGAGGGGGTCCGTATCGGCGCGATTTCGGGCGTCGTCGCCTCGGTGCCGCTCCTCCTGTTCGGCCTGTTTCTGTTCCTCGTCCTCGGGGTCTTCACCGTGAGCGGGCCGGGCGGTGGCGGGATGGCGTTCGGGGTCGGTGGTCTGTTTTTCGTCCTCGTCGCCGGGGTGATCGCCGTCGCCTACACCGTCGGGCTGAGCGCTCTGGGCGGGTATCTGGGGGCGTATCTGGTCGACGGTGTGTGA
- a CDS encoding DUF7474 family protein: protein MPTFDYSCPECRTTNSLHDGDCRFEGTPWAEVEAAYVDVVAVLSGGVVDADALLEAVEEWDALRKAALDRLRRDGRVDDANDRLRLLPAEEYREAVSVPTRDPIKTIYERGSVPGCHDNAVFAMIAWYEMVGLSWAETKENVVEWLHDSGAWERGGFEEATPEALVEKKRHVYEAGYGWKEKAIAAKRVIERAH, encoded by the coding sequence GTGCCGACGTTCGACTACTCGTGTCCGGAGTGCCGGACGACCAACAGCCTCCACGACGGCGACTGCCGGTTCGAGGGGACGCCGTGGGCCGAGGTGGAGGCGGCGTACGTCGACGTGGTGGCGGTGCTCTCGGGTGGTGTCGTCGACGCCGACGCCCTCCTCGAGGCCGTCGAGGAGTGGGACGCCCTCCGGAAGGCGGCCCTCGACCGCCTCCGGCGCGACGGCCGCGTCGACGACGCCAACGACCGCCTTCGCCTCCTGCCGGCCGAGGAGTACCGCGAGGCGGTGTCCGTGCCGACCCGCGACCCGATCAAGACTATCTACGAACGCGGGAGCGTCCCCGGCTGTCACGACAACGCTGTCTTCGCCATGATCGCGTGGTACGAGATGGTCGGCCTCTCCTGGGCGGAGACGAAAGAGAACGTCGTCGAGTGGCTCCACGACAGCGGCGCGTGGGAGCGTGGCGGCTTCGAGGAGGCCACGCCGGAAGCCCTCGTCGAGAAGAAACGCCACGTCTACGAGGCGGGCTACGGCTGGAAGGAGAAGGCCATCGCGGCCAAGCGCGTGATCGAGCGGGCGCACTAG
- a CDS encoding RNA-binding domain-containing protein, translated as MIHRIDVRVIAPVRDTEVTDRVVDAVENLFPNAEISQKPGRVVGEAHSMEAFSERLHEQEILDTARREFFARADEDGFAFALKKQAAFQGLVNFAVGNPDELGDVEVQVTVHDPDVESVVDHVAPPTEEGRPIDPE; from the coding sequence ATGATCCACCGGATCGACGTGCGGGTGATCGCACCCGTCCGCGACACGGAAGTCACCGACCGCGTCGTCGACGCGGTGGAGAACCTCTTCCCGAACGCCGAGATCAGCCAGAAACCGGGGCGGGTCGTCGGCGAGGCACACTCGATGGAGGCGTTCTCCGAACGGTTACACGAACAGGAGATACTCGACACCGCCCGCCGGGAGTTCTTCGCGCGGGCCGACGAGGACGGCTTCGCGTTCGCGCTGAAAAAGCAGGCGGCGTTCCAAGGGCTCGTCAACTTCGCCGTCGGTAACCCCGACGAACTCGGCGACGTCGAGGTGCAGGTGACGGTCCACGACCCGGACGTGGAGTCGGTCGTCGACCACGTCGCCCCGCCGACTGAGGAGGGGCGGCCGATCGACCCCGAATAG
- a CDS encoding magnesium transporter yields MSTAWTVRAITRAMLPLLLLLTLVEIGSGLVLGSFESTLLRYPSLLVLVPVTIGTAGNLGSILAARLSTAFHLGTLSFSLDDDALVGNAVATVALAASIFPLVGLGAWGLSALTGSTALSPWTVLAVSLASGLSLAVLAVAVAVVATYAAYRFELDPDDVVIPVVTNTCDVLGVVLLYLSVLAFV; encoded by the coding sequence GTGTCGACCGCCTGGACCGTCCGTGCCATCACGCGGGCGATGCTCCCCCTGCTCCTCCTGTTGACGCTGGTCGAGATCGGCAGCGGACTCGTCCTCGGGAGTTTCGAGTCGACCCTGCTTCGCTACCCCTCGTTGCTCGTCCTCGTTCCGGTCACCATCGGCACCGCCGGCAACCTGGGGAGCATCCTCGCCGCCCGCCTCTCGACGGCCTTCCACCTCGGCACGCTCTCCTTTTCGCTCGACGACGACGCACTCGTCGGGAACGCCGTCGCCACCGTCGCGCTCGCGGCCTCCATCTTCCCGCTCGTCGGTCTCGGCGCCTGGGGACTGAGCGCGCTCACGGGATCGACCGCCCTCTCGCCGTGGACGGTGCTCGCCGTCTCGCTCGCGAGTGGCCTCTCGCTTGCCGTCCTCGCGGTGGCCGTCGCCGTCGTCGCCACCTACGCCGCCTACCGGTTCGAGCTCGACCCCGACGACGTGGTGATCCCCGTCGTCACCAACACCTGCGACGTCCTCGGGGTCGTCCTCCTCTATCTCTCGGTGCTGGCGTTCGTGTAG
- a CDS encoding HAMP domain-containing sensor histidine kinase: MAVILGWAEILEDHVDEDGREPLDRVLQKSRHVIQFTEVARDFVESLSEEGATELEAIELRPLLEAELAAVRESFPNARFRRTGELPTVSVRANEMLSSVFRNILENAVRHSEKGSPEVTVACRVGPETVRVRIADDGPGIPDDRKDRIFGKGEKGMDSPGSGIGLYLVRTLTEQFGGEVWVEDNEPRGAVFVVELPVHTP; this comes from the coding sequence ATGGCCGTGATTCTCGGGTGGGCGGAGATCCTCGAAGACCACGTCGACGAAGACGGGAGGGAGCCGCTGGACCGCGTCTTACAGAAGTCCCGGCACGTGATTCAGTTCACGGAGGTGGCACGCGACTTCGTCGAATCGCTCTCGGAGGAGGGCGCTACCGAGTTGGAAGCGATCGAGTTACGGCCGCTCCTCGAAGCCGAACTCGCCGCAGTACGCGAGTCGTTCCCGAACGCTCGGTTCCGGAGGACGGGTGAGCTCCCCACGGTATCGGTACGGGCGAACGAGATGCTCTCCTCGGTGTTTCGGAACATCCTCGAGAACGCGGTCCGGCACAGCGAGAAAGGCTCCCCCGAGGTCACGGTTGCCTGTCGCGTGGGTCCGGAGACCGTTCGTGTTCGGATCGCGGACGATGGACCCGGTATCCCCGACGACCGGAAAGATCGAATCTTCGGAAAGGGCGAAAAGGGGATGGACAGTCCGGGATCCGGGATCGGGCTGTACCTCGTCCGAACCTTGACCGAACAGTTCGGTGGCGAGGTGTGGGTCGAGGACAACGAGCCACGGGGCGCCGTCTTCGTCGTCGAACTCCCCGTGCATACGCCATAG
- a CDS encoding AAA family ATPase produces MKVLGTVGLPGSGKGEAAAVAREAGVPVVTMGDVIREACRDRGLDPAQHHGDVATALREEGGPGAIAERSLPKIEESLAASESETILVDGLRSPAEADRFEAAFGDGFVLVSVEAPFETRAERLADRGRDGSDLDREALEAREERELGFGMGDVMARADVTVENTGSLDAFHERIRELLDVPAEAEIDR; encoded by the coding sequence ATGAAGGTACTCGGCACCGTGGGACTTCCGGGCAGCGGCAAGGGCGAGGCCGCGGCCGTCGCCCGAGAGGCTGGCGTGCCCGTCGTCACCATGGGCGACGTGATCCGGGAGGCGTGTCGCGACCGGGGACTCGACCCGGCACAACACCACGGCGACGTGGCGACGGCGCTCCGCGAGGAAGGTGGTCCGGGGGCTATCGCCGAGCGGTCGCTCCCGAAGATCGAGGAATCGCTCGCGGCCTCGGAGTCGGAGACGATCCTCGTCGACGGCCTCCGGTCGCCGGCGGAGGCGGACCGCTTCGAGGCGGCGTTCGGCGACGGGTTCGTCCTCGTGAGCGTCGAAGCGCCGTTCGAGACGCGGGCCGAGCGACTCGCGGATCGGGGTCGCGACGGCTCCGACCTCGACCGGGAGGCACTCGAAGCCCGCGAGGAGCGCGAACTCGGCTTCGGCATGGGTGACGTGATGGCGCGGGCGGACGTGACCGTCGAGAACACGGGGTCGCTCGACGCGTTCCACGAGCGGATTCGCGAGTTGCTCGACGTGCCGGCGGAGGCGGAGATAGACCGATGA
- a CDS encoding DNA primase: MRPDPLYARYPFFDAAREAVQAADISPPRLVTEGDPAVDRARERVERALMSGTVTSETPERWSDRDELLSYPIARILVSLVDVRAAVEKYAEAEAATAFERLTEDFDADDGAALRSVSTPRTDLPTVLEEFGLDDDVTRLDDDRPGDRFRVDVTAYLRLADPDWGADWRLVNRDLADGEVSLDRSELQRLLREAVRRRVAEGLPFEVRGSTGGDAIASALDDDVTALRERLSERERLPSVEVVAPERFPPCMRAILDDEGDGLPPHTAFAVTAFLVSLGLDTDAIAERWPALDDGTLSYRVTVLDDGGASQYPVPSCATMQAFGDCVDPDERCETIDNPLRYYAGAVADADADADDDLSRSEASD, from the coding sequence ATGCGTCCCGACCCGCTCTACGCCCGGTATCCCTTCTTCGACGCGGCACGGGAGGCGGTCCAAGCGGCGGACATCTCCCCGCCGCGACTGGTCACCGAGGGCGACCCGGCCGTCGACCGCGCACGCGAACGGGTCGAACGCGCGCTCATGTCGGGCACCGTCACCTCGGAGACGCCCGAGCGCTGGAGCGACCGGGACGAACTCCTCTCGTACCCCATCGCGCGCATCCTCGTCTCGCTGGTCGACGTGCGGGCGGCCGTCGAGAAGTACGCCGAGGCCGAGGCCGCGACCGCGTTCGAGCGCCTGACCGAGGACTTCGACGCCGACGACGGCGCCGCCCTCCGGAGCGTCTCGACGCCCCGGACCGACTTGCCGACCGTACTCGAGGAGTTCGGCCTCGACGACGACGTGACGCGCCTCGACGACGACCGACCGGGCGACCGCTTCCGGGTCGACGTGACCGCATATCTGCGGTTGGCCGACCCGGACTGGGGTGCGGACTGGCGGCTGGTCAACCGCGACCTCGCGGACGGCGAGGTGTCGCTCGACCGCTCGGAACTCCAGCGTCTCCTCCGGGAGGCGGTCCGCCGACGCGTCGCCGAGGGGCTCCCCTTCGAGGTCCGGGGCAGTACCGGTGGCGACGCCATCGCGTCGGCTCTCGACGACGACGTGACGGCGCTCCGCGAGCGACTCTCCGAGCGCGAGCGACTGCCGAGCGTCGAGGTCGTCGCGCCCGAACGGTTCCCGCCCTGTATGCGGGCGATCCTCGACGACGAGGGCGACGGCCTCCCGCCACACACCGCCTTCGCGGTGACGGCGTTTCTCGTCTCGCTCGGCCTCGACACCGACGCGATCGCCGAGAGGTGGCCCGCCCTCGACGACGGCACGCTCTCGTACCGGGTGACGGTCCTCGACGACGGCGGCGCGAGCCAGTACCCCGTCCCCTCGTGTGCGACCATGCAGGCCTTCGGTGACTGTGTCGACCCGGACGAACGGTGTGAGACCATCGACAACCCGCTGCGGTACTACGCGGGCGCGGTCGCCGATGCCGACGCCGATGCCGACGATGACCTCTCTCGGAGCGAAGCGAGCGACTGA
- a CDS encoding magnesium transporter, whose protein sequence is MTAREVATEAYREALPALGASLVGGLLAGLVLGGMRGELRAVEGLLVLVPALLATRGNVYGSLGTRLATGLHQGLIEPRVRGSDRRLLAAAAAALANGILTSLFAAAAVVVVLTTLGAPVAGLGHLLGIALVAGVLSGITLTAVVVTVVFAGYRRGHNPDTLVGPLVTTTGDVFGVLFLLIAVRVVARLLGGI, encoded by the coding sequence ATGACCGCCCGCGAGGTTGCGACCGAGGCGTATCGGGAAGCGCTCCCCGCCCTCGGTGCCAGCCTCGTCGGTGGCCTCCTCGCCGGCCTCGTCCTCGGCGGCATGCGCGGAGAGCTCCGTGCGGTCGAGGGGTTACTCGTCCTCGTTCCCGCGTTGCTCGCCACCCGCGGCAACGTCTACGGCTCGCTCGGCACGCGGCTGGCGACCGGGCTCCACCAAGGGTTGATCGAACCGCGGGTTCGGGGGAGCGACCGACGGCTGCTCGCGGCTGCGGCCGCGGCACTCGCCAACGGCATCCTCACCTCGCTGTTCGCCGCCGCCGCCGTCGTGGTCGTCCTCACGACGCTCGGTGCGCCGGTCGCGGGACTGGGTCACCTCCTCGGTATCGCCCTCGTCGCGGGCGTGCTCTCCGGGATCACCCTCACCGCCGTCGTCGTCACCGTCGTCTTCGCCGGCTACCGCCGGGGCCACAACCCCGACACGCTGGTCGGACCGCTCGTCACCACGACCGGCGACGTGTTCGGTGTCCTCTTTCTCCTGATCGCCGTCCGCGTCGTCGCTCGCCTCCTGGGGGGAATCTGA
- a CDS encoding secondary thiamine-phosphate synthase enzyme YjbQ, with protein sequence MEFTVSTDDRLDVVDVTDRVVGAVPENADTGTLTVFVEHTTAGVVINEAEPRLLDDVRAFLDGLVPDEGWNHDRIDDNADSHLRALLLGPSTTVPVVDGSLALGRWQSVLVIDCDGPRERTVRVGYTNASTER encoded by the coding sequence ATGGAGTTCACCGTCTCGACGGACGACCGTCTCGATGTCGTCGACGTGACCGACCGGGTCGTCGGCGCCGTGCCCGAGAACGCCGACACGGGGACGCTCACCGTCTTCGTCGAGCACACCACCGCCGGCGTCGTGATCAACGAGGCCGAACCGCGACTGCTCGACGACGTGCGGGCGTTCCTCGACGGCCTCGTCCCGGACGAGGGGTGGAACCACGACCGGATCGACGACAACGCCGACTCGCACCTCCGGGCGCTCCTGTTGGGGCCGTCGACGACGGTTCCGGTCGTCGACGGGAGTCTCGCACTCGGGCGGTGGCAGTCGGTGCTCGTGATCGACTGTGACGGGCCACGCGAGCGGACCGTCCGGGTCGGCTACACGAACGCCAGCACCGAGAGATAG
- a CDS encoding MFS transporter, with protein sequence MSPVSHRWIARLRTLDVLALTALLWFLAKFLRYAFPPLFGTFQSAYGVSNTELGLLFSALMGGYAVMQFPSGALADRVGTVRVIVGGAVVASAAALVLFVTTTYALLVVAVVGIGLGTGAHKTVAITLLTSVYTDRSGRALGLMDFVGEFGGVLAPAAVVAVLAAALPWESLFLAAAVGGLCLAGAFAVRVPARLPDGDADAGFDADDGFRSYLTAFAAPRFSAFAFVAVLLGLAISGITAFLPLFLETRAGIDAGLAGLLYSAFFVVSAVQPVTGDLADRLGHLRVIAVLLTLAIVALVVLVVAGVGPLTVGAATVVLGVGLHGPRPGRDAHLMNLIPDDVAGGTLGVVRTSMVGMSAVSPTVVGYLSDVASFSVAFGAMAAVLALAMLVVTALVLTES encoded by the coding sequence GTGTCGCCCGTCTCCCACCGCTGGATCGCCCGTCTCCGCACCCTCGACGTCCTCGCGCTGACGGCGCTCCTCTGGTTTCTGGCGAAGTTCCTCCGCTACGCGTTCCCGCCCCTGTTCGGCACCTTCCAGTCGGCGTACGGCGTCTCCAACACAGAACTCGGGTTGCTGTTCTCGGCGCTCATGGGCGGCTACGCAGTCATGCAGTTCCCGTCCGGCGCCCTCGCGGATCGGGTGGGGACCGTCCGCGTCATCGTCGGCGGCGCCGTCGTCGCCTCCGCTGCCGCCCTCGTCCTCTTCGTCACGACGACGTACGCCCTCCTCGTCGTCGCCGTCGTCGGCATCGGCCTCGGCACCGGTGCACACAAGACCGTCGCCATCACCCTCCTGACGAGCGTCTACACCGATCGATCCGGACGGGCGCTCGGTCTGATGGACTTCGTCGGCGAATTCGGCGGCGTCCTCGCCCCCGCCGCCGTCGTCGCCGTCCTCGCCGCGGCGCTCCCCTGGGAGTCGCTCTTCCTCGCCGCCGCCGTCGGCGGCCTCTGTCTCGCCGGGGCGTTCGCGGTGCGGGTTCCCGCCCGCCTCCCCGATGGCGACGCCGACGCCGGCTTCGACGCGGACGACGGCTTTCGCTCGTATCTCACTGCGTTCGCGGCGCCGCGGTTCTCCGCGTTCGCCTTCGTCGCCGTTCTCCTAGGCCTCGCAATCAGCGGCATCACGGCCTTCCTCCCGCTCTTTCTGGAGACCCGAGCGGGTATCGACGCCGGCCTCGCGGGCCTGCTGTACAGCGCGTTTTTCGTCGTCTCGGCCGTCCAGCCCGTCACTGGTGACCTCGCCGACCGGCTGGGACACCTCCGCGTCATCGCCGTCCTCCTCACGCTCGCCATCGTGGCGCTCGTCGTCCTCGTCGTCGCTGGCGTCGGCCCCCTGACCGTCGGCGCCGCGACGGTCGTGCTTGGCGTCGGTCTGCACGGTCCCCGTCCCGGCCGCGACGCGCACCTGATGAATCTCATCCCCGACGACGTGGCGGGCGGTACGCTCGGCGTCGTCCGCACGTCGATGGTGGGGATGAGCGCCGTCTCCCCGACCGTCGTCGGCTACCTCTCCGATGTGGCCTCCTTCTCCGTCGCGTTCGGCGCGATGGCGGCGGTGTTGGCCCTCGCGATGCTCGTCGTCACCGCTCTCGTGCTCACGGAGTCGTGA